The genomic window CTTGAAAAATCATTAATAAGCAAAGATGATGATTAAATTCATCCATCATGCTGAACAATATAAAATAACGTAAAATTAAGAGACGGATAACAGAATGAGCAAATTAGCCCCTTACTTCGGTGAATTTGGGGGACAATATGTCCCAGAAATTTTAATCCCAGCACTTAAACAACTTGAAGATGCTTTTATTGAGGCACAACAAGATCCTGAATTTTTACGCGAATTTCATGATTTATTAAAAAATTATGCAGGCAGACCAACCGCATTAACGTTATGCCGTAATCTCACTGAAGGTACAAAAACCAAGTTGTACTTAAAACGTGAAGATCTCCTTCATGGTGGTGCTCATAAAACTAACCAAGTTTTAGGCCAAGCACTGCTTGCCAAACGTATGGGTAAAACGGAGATCATCGCAGAAACGGGAGCAGGTCAACATGGCGTTGCAACAGCACTTGCTTGTGCTCTTCTAAATATGAAATGCCGTATTTATATGGGCGCAAAAGATGTCGAACGACAATCACCAAATGTTTTTCGTATGAAATTAATGGGTGCAGAAGTTATCCCTGTTCACAGTGGCTCCGCAACACTTAAAGATGCATGTAATGAGGCACTCAGAGACTGGTCTGGTAGTTATGATACAGCTCATTACCTGTTAGGAACGGCGGCTGGTCCTCATCCATATCCAACGATTGTCCGCGAATTCCAACGAATGATTGGCGATGAAGCGAAACAACAAATCTTAGAGCGTGAAGGTCGCCTTCCAGATGCTGTCATTGCCTGTATTGGTGGTGGTTCTAATGCTATTGGACTATTTGCTTCATTTATTCCTGAAGAAGATGTGCGTCTTATTGGGGTTGAGCCAGCAGGATTAGGAATTGAAACAGGCCAGCATGGTGCACCATTGAAACATGGGCGTGTTGGTATCTATTTTGGTATGAAATCCCCTATGATGCAGACTGATGAAGGTCAAATTGAAGAGTCCTATTCTATTTCAGCAGGGCTTGATTTCCCATCTGTAGGTCCACAACATGCACACTTAAATAGCATTGGCCGCGCTGATTATGTCTCTATCACTGATGATGAAGCACTAACTGCGTTTAAAGTACTTTGTCGTAAAGAAGGTATCATCCCAGCCCTTGAGTCATCTCATGCTCTAGCTTATGCCCTTAAATTAGCAGAGCAAGATCCAAATAAAGAACAACTATTTATTGTTAATCTGTCAGGCCGCGGTGATAAAGACATTTTCACAGTACATGATATTTTAAAGAGTAAGGGAGAAATCTAATGGAACGCTACACTGAACTTTTTGAACATTTAAATAAAACTAATCAAGGTGCTTTCGTTCCATTCGTCACTTTAGGCGATCCTGATGCTGAACTTTCTTTAAAAATAATAGATGCATTAATTGAAGGTGGTGCCGATGCACTAGAAATTGGAATTCCTTTTTCAGATCCATTAGCTGATGGTCCAACAATTCAAAATGCAAACTTGCGCGCATTTAAAAGTGAAATTACGCCGACATTATGTTTTGAATTACTCAGCAGAATACGAAAAAAACACCCGCACATTCCAATTGGGTTATTAGTTTATGCTAATTTAGTCTTTACTAAAGGTGTCGACCATTTTTATGCACGCTGCCAACGTGCAGGTGTTGATTCTGTATTAGTTGCAGATGTGCCGATGAAAGAATCAAAACCATTTCGGGAATCAGCTATTGCACATAATATAGCCCCTATTTTCATTTGCCCGCCAAATGCAAATGATGATTTACTGAAAGAAATTGGCGAATATAGCCGAGGTTATACCTATCTATTATCGCGTGCGGGTGTGACGGGTACTGAAAAACGTGCTGAATTACCACTCACTCACCTTATCAACAAATTAGATCAATATCATGCTGCACCCGCTTTGC from Providencia sneebia DSM 19967 includes these protein-coding regions:
- the trpB gene encoding tryptophan synthase subunit beta; translated protein: MSKLAPYFGEFGGQYVPEILIPALKQLEDAFIEAQQDPEFLREFHDLLKNYAGRPTALTLCRNLTEGTKTKLYLKREDLLHGGAHKTNQVLGQALLAKRMGKTEIIAETGAGQHGVATALACALLNMKCRIYMGAKDVERQSPNVFRMKLMGAEVIPVHSGSATLKDACNEALRDWSGSYDTAHYLLGTAAGPHPYPTIVREFQRMIGDEAKQQILEREGRLPDAVIACIGGGSNAIGLFASFIPEEDVRLIGVEPAGLGIETGQHGAPLKHGRVGIYFGMKSPMMQTDEGQIEESYSISAGLDFPSVGPQHAHLNSIGRADYVSITDDEALTAFKVLCRKEGIIPALESSHALAYALKLAEQDPNKEQLFIVNLSGRGDKDIFTVHDILKSKGEI
- the trpA gene encoding tryptophan synthase subunit alpha, with translation MERYTELFEHLNKTNQGAFVPFVTLGDPDAELSLKIIDALIEGGADALEIGIPFSDPLADGPTIQNANLRAFKSEITPTLCFELLSRIRKKHPHIPIGLLVYANLVFTKGVDHFYARCQRAGVDSVLVADVPMKESKPFRESAIAHNIAPIFICPPNANDDLLKEIGEYSRGYTYLLSRAGVTGTEKRAELPLTHLINKLDQYHAAPALQGFGISEPAQVAEAISNGAAGAISGSAVVKIIETHLKNPEVMLSELTQFAAKMKSATLK